Proteins encoded in a region of the Balneolales bacterium ANBcel1 genome:
- a CDS encoding Sir2 family NAD-dependent protein deacetylase translates to MKKKVVVLTGAGMSAESGIATFRDSGGLWEGVDVMEVASVEGWYRNPEKVLQFYNERRKQLKMAEPNAGHRALRELEKNYEVVIITQNVDDLHERAGSSNIIHLHGELTRARPVGADHPVRDIGYSEIHLGDTDEQGRQLRPNIVWFGEMVPMMDVAAAEVVDCDFFLVIGTSLAVYPAAGLVDLVPEGRPVYVIDRKKPEFRFADGVTYIAKSAVSGTPELVSKLLDLE, encoded by the coding sequence ATGAAAAAAAAGGTAGTTGTGCTGACAGGAGCGGGGATGAGTGCCGAAAGCGGAATCGCAACTTTTCGTGATTCCGGTGGATTGTGGGAGGGAGTGGATGTGATGGAGGTTGCTTCGGTGGAAGGCTGGTACCGGAATCCTGAGAAAGTGCTGCAGTTTTACAACGAACGCAGAAAACAGCTCAAAATGGCGGAACCAAACGCTGGTCATCGGGCACTCAGGGAGCTGGAAAAGAATTACGAAGTGGTCATTATCACACAGAATGTAGACGATCTGCACGAAAGGGCGGGTTCGAGTAACATTATCCATCTTCACGGGGAACTTACCAGGGCACGGCCGGTGGGTGCCGATCATCCTGTCAGGGACATAGGCTATTCCGAAATACACCTTGGTGATACCGATGAACAGGGGCGCCAGCTTCGCCCCAATATTGTTTGGTTCGGAGAGATGGTGCCCATGATGGATGTCGCCGCAGCCGAAGTGGTTGACTGTGATTTCTTCCTGGTAATTGGTACTTCTCTGGCGGTGTATCCGGCCGCCGGACTTGTAGACCTGGTGCCAGAAGGTCGGCCGGTATACGTTATTGACCGTAAAAAACCCGAATTCCGCTTTGCCGACGGAGTAACATACATAGCCAAAAGCGCGGTATCCGGTACACCAGAGTTGGTCAGTAAGCTACTGGATTTGGAATGA
- a CDS encoding OsmC family protein, translating into MIKSQLKSEPKYLASITIDDHIQILDEPVSLGGTNQGPTPVQAVYSALAGCISMTLRMYAEKKNIPLGDIDVQIEASKQSVKEGDLRFEQHPQMIDKGKVRFIHAIVRVHGPLNDEQIEKLDAIAGKCPVHKMLKQSSWITHETLHAG; encoded by the coding sequence ATGATAAAATCTCAATTAAAGTCAGAGCCAAAGTATTTAGCCAGCATCACAATAGATGATCACATACAAATACTGGACGAGCCGGTCTCACTGGGCGGAACTAATCAGGGACCCACACCCGTCCAGGCCGTTTATTCTGCACTTGCTGGTTGCATTTCGATGACATTGCGAATGTATGCTGAAAAAAAGAATATCCCTTTGGGTGACATTGATGTTCAGATTGAAGCGTCCAAGCAGTCGGTTAAAGAAGGTGATCTGCGATTTGAACAGCATCCGCAAATGATTGACAAGGGGAAAGTTCGTTTTATCCACGCGATAGTCCGGGTACACGGACCGCTGAATGATGAGCAAATCGAAAAGCTGGATGCTATCGCCGGGAAATGTCCCGTTCACAAGATGCTCAAGCAAAGCTCCTGGATAACGCATGAAACACTTCATGCCGGCTGA
- a CDS encoding SGNH/GDSL hydrolase family protein produces MKQEEREALLEYLVQFSNIEKRFPLFQGVQDPEAVSDFIGLEFGQFKRIRENFDKMIREAAGEILKDEEMLDLIPKLPFKSGETIAVIGDSITDDRQGWFRILSEVLDLSTPKASFRYIDASLADAISADALRRMERDVLGHEPDWVIIALGSQDAQRLHLTTGRTLVSIAEFWENLNAIESAVLQNCPNPPVWITPPPVISEMMQTMPLHDGILKEEDLREFREVIAGKTGYIVDPAGKRMGSPPQAWNYLSDGFHPSLTGHIATVKSIIKTCTLSESERNNSADGDSDMDS; encoded by the coding sequence ATGAAACAGGAAGAAAGAGAAGCATTACTGGAGTACCTGGTACAATTTTCAAACATCGAAAAAAGATTTCCCCTCTTTCAGGGAGTCCAGGATCCTGAAGCCGTGTCGGATTTCATTGGCCTTGAATTCGGACAGTTCAAACGGATTCGGGAAAATTTCGACAAAATGATCAGAGAGGCTGCCGGAGAGATTTTGAAAGATGAGGAGATGCTGGACCTGATTCCAAAACTTCCGTTCAAATCGGGAGAAACCATCGCGGTAATCGGTGACAGCATTACAGACGATCGGCAGGGATGGTTCCGGATACTATCAGAAGTGCTGGATTTGTCAACTCCCAAAGCGTCATTCCGATATATAGACGCCAGCCTGGCGGATGCAATTTCCGCGGATGCACTGCGCCGCATGGAACGGGATGTGCTCGGCCATGAACCAGACTGGGTTATCATTGCGCTTGGCAGTCAGGATGCCCAAAGGCTTCACCTCACCACCGGGCGCACCCTCGTGAGCATTGCCGAGTTCTGGGAAAATTTGAATGCGATTGAATCTGCGGTCCTTCAAAACTGTCCCAATCCCCCGGTTTGGATTACCCCGCCACCGGTTATCTCCGAGATGATGCAAACAATGCCTCTGCATGACGGTATTCTGAAAGAAGAGGACTTGCGGGAGTTCCGGGAAGTTATCGCAGGAAAAACAGGTTACATCGTCGACCCCGCAGGAAAGCGGATGGGTTCACCGCCTCAGGCCTGGAACTATCTGAGCGATGGTTTTCATCCCTCTCTGACCGGCCATATTGCAACCGTAAAGAGCATCATAAAAACCTGCACGCTTTCGGAAAGTGAACGAAACAATTCCGCAGACGGGGACAGCGATATGGATTCGTGA